In the Choloepus didactylus isolate mChoDid1 chromosome 3, mChoDid1.pri, whole genome shotgun sequence genome, gccacgcctaccgtgccgccatcttgcgacgcttggggcctcccacttccacctcccccttcgacaagctccccctcggagccgctgccggcagctgccgccgcccctcccaccctgccgactaacaacccctggctgccttctacacctcaaggcaacccttagaacagcgctgcccctacccccactcccgtgccaggccctctactttgagtgcaccctgctaaaagccggcttaggaaaatttgccccgcagtgcggctctagatcagcctagcttcagatctagtcaccctggctgttcatgtatttggagcgccgccggaaaaaattgtttggtccctggacgcaggccaaacccgcctgcttatacgtgataacccggacatgcaaatcctcttaaaAGGATTTCagacattcaataaggaagggctttcacccctacataaacattgggggccctcgtataggcccacccaggccccgatggtttactggaaggacccagagattaatgcctggaagggtccctccccactcctcgcccaggggcgtgggtttgcttgtgttttcccagatgatgcagcacaaccaatctggatcccaggaagggcaatccggcccgccaccagcaaccacgcgtctaacgagacgagaatgccgtcgtctccgcaacctggtgcaccagatgacaacagtacacctgggcctagACCCCAGTCcaagtgaaccccctttttccacagccctccagccacacctcagctccaaccagccgcacctcagttgcaaacaacgcatcgccaaccccaccaccccaacctttcctacccccctctcgttactcctctcccctcctcggacttatccaagcagccttcacctcggtaaatttctccagccctaatcttacctcttcttgttggctttgcctctccacctccttccccctataTAAGCCAATTGCCTCCatcctctccttttcagaaaacacagagaacagcccttcggaatgcgattggaatacctctgccgtccctctaacttttcattcagtctcctttacaggaaagtgcatccgtcctcgctcaagtaactctcccagcctcacagcttgtgccagcTACTCCTCTctcagcagctctgccaagtttcttattccccacaactcctcccaatggctgtgctcctctacaggacttaccccctgccttaacgtgcaaaccctcaatacaactaatgaaacttgcctcctaattgtccttatccctagggtcttataccacagcgaggaagacttcttcctccgcctggaaagaactgcagatcccgtccttctgcaaaagcgagagcccatcaccgccctcacaattgcctccctcctaggtcttgcaggcgctggcaccggaatcgctgcattagccagtcaaagctccgccctaactcacctccgggcggctgttgacgaggacattcgtcacctacaagacgctatttcccatcttaaaaattctgtcaattccctctctgaggtagtgctccaaaaccgcagaggtctcgaccttctcctcctcaaagaaggaggcctctgcgccgccctaggagaagagtgttgtgtttatgccaattccacaggtctcgccaaagacagcctaaaaaaggtccgagagggactggagcaacgtagaagagaccgtgaagccaccagctattggtcccacatctttactcccctccttccttaccttctccctctcctcggccccctactaatgattattctagctctcactttaggaccctgcattatccgcagaattgtccagcttgtaaggaaacaaacggatgctattttttcctcgttcgtgcaagtccagtaccagcgactcgccacctctgacgctccctactccaagatgacaaccaaccctctgcaacctcaccgccaccggtcaacccgccgaccgcgaggcccttctcaatcgcctgaacctcgtaccaacctcgagctccagttaaacctcccaccttcgcccatcccgctagcagcaaggcccttgtcgagcgcccgggcgccacaccaacgctgagctccagccttgctgaaccaccgtcaaccctttttcccctccccaaccttccccttccctcatcctttagcggacctctccggtaagcttcttcctttaattagaaaaaaagggggaaatgcgggacactgattacgtgcttcgacttggcgggcctgggccaggggatcggccacccctggggagggtagtgggtacgggtgaacagcgcccttcacagccccccgggcctgggaaagtgaggccggaggcaggccccatttcctcacccaaaataccactgttaggagaggcttgccggagggaaccgccttttccccacccccttatcttgcccggacactccccgttgccagtgcaactcccatcaccaccagtgtgcatacattgttgccagacaccgttgccagagcaactcccgccccttttcaaacaacctccgtgctctcttagaaccaatcctaacctccgcaccctctcagaaccaatcctagcctttatcccctcagtattgacttgtaacaaaccccgccctctatgccagcctatataacctgtgctcacccctaataaactctcttggcttcttcaccctcaaagaaccgtgtcctgcctgttccttctcgccgccctccacaccttgcacgcctctgccggggaccgggcccagtcccccgcctcgccttcgcctccggaaaagagcccccgccgccggtaccctccgagcaacgccgagagctgagggttcagcaaccggccgccccccccccccagacaaatcaactgcgaccgcagagaAGGAAAATAGCTGTTAGTCGCAATGCAAGCCAGAAAACACTGGAGCAACATATTTAAgaactgaaataataaaaaaaaatcttaccctAGAATGTTATattcaatgaaaatatatttttgtagagAAGGAAAACACTCTTTTATGGATAAAGAAGTTAAGGTCATTAATCACTAGAAGACTTACACTACAAGGTattttaaaggaagttcttcagagagAAGAATCTGGTATCAGACGGAAATTTGCTACTACACAAATAAATGAAGAGTAAGAGGTTTGGTAAAAATAGGGGTAAatgtaaaacaatataaaaagatatttttcttggtttttatcttttaaaagagaATAGACTGTTTAAAACAAATTATGCATTGTGAGCTTAATAcatacatagaaataaaatgatgACATCAGTAGAACAAAGGCtgggaaaggagaaatggaattATATTGTAGTAAAGTTTTTTCCCCAAActgatcattttatttaaaaattagcaaacaATACTGTAAAAACATTGATATGTAAATTCCTAAAATGCTGCATCTTAGATTTAGTTGGTAAAGACCAAATTAAGCTATAAGTGTGAGTTTAGTCTTCCATGTAGAAACCAGGTattaactgtaaaaaaaaaatagaaaaataagaaaaagaaaaaagaagcttcCTTTTGTCTGAAAATACCAGTTTAAGTAGAAGGTTGTAAAAATGCATAGATCTTTAATAAAAGAATTGGCTGTACAACGGTACTCCCCTTTCACagtattcctttttacttcatATGCAAGTTATTGGTTATGCTGTGTGATTTAACTGTTACAGCACTAAAAGGCAACTATTTagggaagaggcagaaaaaggaaaagggaatgtATGTAAGGTAATTTTTCTTTCAGGTACAGTAAGCATAATAGTGTTTTAGGAAGACAAGATAAAAATTACTCAAGGGTAGCTTGGTTCTCACTGAGTAAAAACAATGGACTAAATACTGAGCTCCCCTCTGTATATTTAATAATCAATGCCTTGGTCCCCATATTGATAATCTCTGGTGTAGTCATCTTGCTACTCGCCATGATATTCATCGGGGTATTCTGCCTGATAATTGCTATCACTGATTTCTGACCCGTTCTTTCCTGTACCTTGGCTTCCATTGTGAATGATGGGTTCTGTTGGAACAGCACAGTATTTGGGATCATATACTTGCTGCCCAAGCCCGTACACACTCATTCCTTTCTGGGAAGCAACTTTGTTGGTACCCATCTGTAGAGAAATTGTCGAGTTGTCCACAGGTTGTAGTGTCAGCTTCTGATGGTAGATGTCTCTTCTGGTACCTGGTGCTAACATTCCTGCCCATCTGGCTCCTTTGTTTGTGCCTATCTGCAGACTAATCGTGGTATAGTAAAAAGTTTTGTCAGTTTGCATTTTGGGATCATAGAGATGACTCCTAGTTCCATAGGCTGTCATACCTGCCTGGCTGGCACATTTGTTGGTTCCCATCTGCAAGCCAGTTACACTTTCACcagcttttaattttctttcatcaaaacATCTTGTTTGTTTTCCTGTGTACTTAACACCAATGTCAATGGTTGTATGGCATCTTTTCATCTTAGCCAGACCTGCTAGACTCAACAGCGTAGTCTGAACTTGGGTCATGTTTCCATTCTTAAAAAGATCATTTGCTTCGAATATGTCATGTGGCTTCATACCATAAGCCTGAATACCTTTAATAAAGTTGCCAATATTCTCCAACTGAGGCCAGTTTAAGAAGGACTCCTTGACCTTCTTCACTGAAGCTGGCTGTAGTTTGTTTATGAGTTCGCAGAAGAAGATGCCATCTTTCAAGTCCAGCTGGAAATTGGTGGCAATGTTCATGCCTGTCCCCTCTTCTATCCAACTGTGAAGATATTCTTCTGCCTGATGATCAtactttgaagcaatcttgttcTTGACCTCAGTTGAGAGTCCGTAGGAAGGGCCCTTGTTGAAGTGGGTCATGGTGGTTCTGACAGCAGGAGGAGGTTGCGCTGGGCTCTGGAAGTCTCTTGCACTCGGCATCCTTGCTCCTGGCCTGGAAGAGTCTCTAGTAAGGTTTTTATACTACAAATGAATTGGTATAAAATTATTTGAAGCTAGACAGTGATAAATTAAAGTTACAGTCTATCAATTCTagtattattaaaaatacaacagAGAGGCATGGCTAATACACAAacaagataaaatggaatcataaaatgcAATCATGAAATGGGATCATGGAAACAAAAATCCAAAGATGTCAGAAATAAAGgtcaaagaatgtagagaaacaataaaaaacagcCAGCTGTTAATATAAATCCCATCAGATCAATAATCATTTTAAAGATAGATGAAGTAAATACCCAATTTAAAAGGTAGCTATGGTCAGTCTAGATGAACTCAGAACCTACaaacaagaaactcactttaaataaaCTGATTCAATTATGTTAAATGTAgtaggatggaaaaagatataccatgctaacaataataaaaagaaatatgatgAGATTATATTAATAATCAGACAAAATATATTTCACAGCAAAGAATTTTACAGGAGTTAAAGAGTGCCATTACATTATCATAAAGGTATCAACTCATTAGGAAAAAACATTTATGCATATattaacagagcttcaaaatgcaTGCAGTAAAAACTGCAAGatacaaacacataaaaaaataaatccacaattatagtcagAGATTGTAATGCACTTTTCtcaaaattaatagaaaaaaatagacaggAAGTGATTAAGGTATTAGAGCAGAGAtcagtaatgtttttttttccctatgaagAAGCAGATAGTAAATATGTTAGGTTTTGTGGGTCATACCATCTTTTtaacaactactcaactctgccttcATAGCGAGAAAGTAACCAttgaaaatacacaaatgaataGACATCTCTGTGTTAAAATTAGAATCCCAAGCTAAGATAACAATACGTTATttggaaaaatcaaaataaaataattcttaattatctgaaaaatacaatttatgaaagctaatgtaaaaaaaaaatgtaagaggaTCTTTTTCTCAATAAAGAAGCAATAGAGATCTATAAAAATTAGAGAGACCAAACATGGTAATGAACTGTAACCTCTTTTTACATTATTCTCTTTAGATAATCTCATCTAGGCCTAAGACTTTAAATGCTATTTGTAGACTCGTGATCCCCAAATTACATCTCCAGTGTTAGACTCTGTTTTGAATTCCAAACTCCACTTCACTACTTGATATTCACTTTTGAATCTTTCACTGCCAAACCTGACATCACCAAATGAAAATCTGAGATGTATAGAAGTCCGAGACAAAAGCAATTCTGGATTTATAACCATAAGTTTAAGTTCAAACTCCGACCATTAGGGGGTTAGAGATAGTTATGTTTGGGTTAAAATGGTATTCGAAGACAGAAATTTTTGTACTTGTCTAAGAGGGCACCTGGGGAAGGCAGAAACAGATGGCCAATGGACTCATTCAGATTTGGGTGATTCCTatgatatttgtaaattttttctatatactagcattaaataattttacataCAATGACCTCAAcctttagtttttgttgtttattaTATGTACTTtgtaaaatattccaaaattatgAGTGTGCCTCTTGATTTTTATGAATTAAATTTGACTGTGTAACTACTACTCAAAGAAAAATATACAGTATTATTAAGAATATAGTCCACAAATCCTATCCTAGATATTACCCCCGAATGTAGGTACTCTTCTGACTTCTAGCCctatacatatttttacattaatgGCATCATAGAACATGTACTCCTTTGTGTCTGCCTTTTTTTACCTCAGCAATATGCCTATTTGATCCACTCATTTGAttatacatgtgtgtgtttgtgtgtggtttGTTCTTTGTAACTGTTAAGtaatatttttatgctttctaCTATTGAAGGACAGAGAgttatttataattttgcttAAGATCAACTAATGTGTTGTGAATATAATGTATATGTCTTTTATTGCAAATACGTATGAGTTTCTTTGGGTGTGTATCAAGAAATGGATTTAATGAGACCTAAAATATACATGTGTTCAGTTAgcacaaaaaaataattttcaaaggtGAAATTTCCAATTTATATTACTAATTTATACTTCCATTAACATAGACACACATGAATTTTAATTCATGTTACTTTGAGCCAAGTTACAGATACCAACCAAATTACATATACCTACCAAATTCTGATTGTCGATACTAAAGCCTTAATAAATCcattattctttatatatttttaaaactcttaaacACTTTTAAACTTTTCAGCTATAATCAATAATAgttcttaattttctcttattctacctgtattttatgtataaaacGGAATTTGGAAAGTGTATTAATTGGCACTTAATATTGCTTTATAATAAactgccacaaaaaaaaaaaaaaaaaaaaaaaaaaagatcgttAATTAGCTCCCAAGTCTGCAGGTTGGCTGGCAGTTTGTTGCTGTAGGCGGTGTTTGGCTGGATGTCTCTGCTGCTCTTAACTCCAAGTGAAGCTGGGGCTTACTGCTTCTAGATTGAGCTCTACTCAAGTGTCTCTCATCCTCCTCCTGGGACCACTGGGTTGGCCAAGCATGAACTTTCATCCTAACTGCAGAAGCACAAGCAAACAAACGGAAATCTACCCAAACTTTCTAAGCCTCTGCTTACAATATAAATGTGGACATCCCATGAGCCAAACTAGTTCTGGAATCTGAGTGAGAAGACACTGAAAAGTTATGTGACAAAGGGTATAAAGTTTATTCCTATTCCTAGGGGAAAAGGGGCAAGTTGGAATATTAATGTAGCTCAAAACTCAAAGTGTAAATTGGTATTTTTTACTATTTAAATGCTCATATGCATTATTTACATGGTATTTTTTTCTaaccctttttttcctttggtgagGGAAGGGAAAACTCCACTATAAACACACTAAAGTCACCAGACATATTAAGTGGCTATGCTGTTTTCATATCCATAATAACTTGTGCAGAATCTGAAAAAAAGCTATGACACTTAGATACAAATATTTGAATTGCCTATCATGTTTTATTTAAGAAGTGAAGGTGCATTACACAAGATTTTTGAACTGACAATTCATTTTAACAGTTTTCAGCTGTATGTTCAAATATGTACCCCCAATGGTGTTTCCCTTGGGACTGGTGTTACAATGATGAGACTAAGAGCtgtcttttaagaaatatttctgaCAGACAGTATCTTGATTAAGATGAGCTTTAATTAAGATAAATGAGGTTGCTTAGTCATCTGTTTGGCATGATGAGTCCTGAAGCTTCAGAATAATgtcaaaagtaatgaaaaatttccattttcttattgaaAACACAAATTAGATTTAGAATGGATAGCTTGTCCACCTGTTCTATAACCATGCACCTATTAGAAAGCACTGATGCTGCAATTTCATTATAGTGATCTCTCAATAGAATAGACTGTGCTGACTACTAAACATCATCCAAGGATGCCAgtcagcaatttttttaaaaagtatttttaaacaagGTTAAACCAAATTGGTGCTGACAAATTCTTCACATATTTGAGAAAGCTATCATCTAATTTTTTTGGATTAATGCCTTTGAATTCTCCAAAAAAATTACACAGTACATAAAACTTTGATattcatcatcattattaattGACTGAAGTGACTTTTCTTAGTAAACTGTGTTAGT is a window encoding:
- the LOC119528905 gene encoding calponin-3-like isoform X1 is translated as MTHFNKGPSYGLSTEVKNKIASKYDHQAEEYLHSWIEEGTGMNIATNFQLDLKDGIFFCELINKLQPASVKKVKESFLNWPQLENIGNFIKGIQAYGMKPHDIFEANDLFKNGNMTQVQTTLLSLAGLAKMKRCHTTIDIGVKYTGKQTRCFDERKLKAGESVTGLQMGTNKCASQAGMTAYGTRSHLYDPKMQTDKTFYYTTISLQIGTNKGARWAGMLAPGTRRDIYHQKLTLQPVDNSTISLQMGTNKVASQKGMSVYGLGQQVYDPKYCAVPTEPIIHNGSQGTGKNGSEISDSNYQAEYPDEYHGE
- the LOC119528905 gene encoding calponin-3-like isoform X2, which translates into the protein MTHFNKGPSYGLSTEVKNKIASKYDHQAEEYLHSWIEEGTGMNIATNFQLDLKDGIFFCELINKLQPASVKKVKESFLNWPHLAGLAKMKRCHTTIDIGVKYTGKQTRCFDERKLKAGESVTGLQMGTNKCASQAGMTAYGTRSHLYDPKMQTDKTFYYTTISLQIGTNKGARWAGMLAPGTRRDIYHQKLTLQPVDNSTISLQMGTNKVASQKGMSVYGLGQQVYDPKYCAVPTEPIIHNGSQGTGKNGSEISDSNYQAEYPDEYHGE